The following coding sequences are from one Leishmania major strain Friedlin complete genome, chromosome 36 window:
- a CDS encoding putative G-actin binding protein yields the protein MPVPPPPPPPPPPPPPPPPPANSGGPSASVGGAAAAVFAEICQGGDNITARLRHVTDDQKMYKQNIRHGEVDMSELEHKKAAAEERRRAQQRTESTTGEEAAQPPVLTLEGDKRWVVKHQAGSPAVQLQLVLDKAEMRHAVRIENCHHAYITITNKVNSVSIVNCTKVQVALQVIVSSLEVLGCADVDVQVAQAAPTIDIERSTSVNVYLLDKDEARNTEIVTACSSTVNVLFPSEKEEDIVERAIPEQFVTRIVPDGKGGHKLCTKPSESF from the coding sequence ATGCCGGtcccaccgcctccgcctccgcctccaccaccaccgccgccaccgccgccgccggccaACTCCGGAGGGCCCAGCGCCAGCgttggcggtgctgccgccgccgtctttgCAGAGATCTGCCAAGGCGGTGACAACATCACCGCGCGTCTGCGTCACGTGACGGATGACCAAAAGATGTATAAACAGAACATTCGGCACGGTGAAGTCGACATGAGTGAGCTGGAGCACAAAAAAGCAGCCGCCGAAGAACGTCgtcgtgcacagcagcgaacCGAGAGCACCAccggagaggaggcggcgcagccgccggtgCTGACGTTAGAGGGGGACAAGCGGTGGGTCGTCAAGCACCAAGCCGGCAGtccagcggtgcagctgcagctggtgctcGACAAGGCAGAGATGCGCCACGCCGTTCGTATCGAGAATTGCCATCACGCCTACATCACGATCACCAACAAGGTTAATTCCGTGAGTATCGTCAACTGCACCAAGGTGCAGGTGGCTCTGCAGGTCATCGTGTCCTCGCTCGAGGTGCTCGGCTGCGCTGACGTCGACGTGCAagtggcgcaggcggcgccaACCATCGACATTGAGCGATCTACGAGTGTGAACGTATACCTGCTTGACAAGGATGAGGCGAGAAACACCGAGATTGTCACGGCGTGCAGCTCCACCGTCAACGTTCTCTTCCCctcggagaaggaggaggacattGTCGAGCGTGCCATCCCGGAGCAGTTCGTCACGCGCATCGTTCCAGACGGCAAGGGAGGCCACAAGCTCTGTACGAAGCCAAGTGAATCCTTCTAA